A genomic window from Tolypothrix sp. PCC 7910 includes:
- a CDS encoding tyrosine-type recombinase/integrase, giving the protein MDLDERGISTHSFRRTALTWMSDSGIPLRHIQSVNGHQSFNFRF; this is encoded by the coding sequence GTGGATTTGGATGAGCGAGGAATATCTACGCATTCCTTTAGAAGGACAGCGTTGACCTGGATGAGTGATTCTGGGATTCCATTACGCCATATACAGTCAGTTAATGGGCATCAGTCATTCAATTTTAGATTTTGA
- a CDS encoding CHAT domain-containing protein gives MKNKKIQDLQIFLTRTPGEQAFKYEGLPSFAISGEAQQNFRNIPTEPYFGERSTNVTQATTYIAVANSSVVETIQFPFSPQHVLDMTRLLEFNEVRLIDCMEFGTQLFNCTIHGSIRDLFRILSNQSETLRLTIATSIPELAILPWEMMCDTKSDSYPKFLCFQPSIRFCRALHLFDRAKFKLKKALGDNQKIRILLVTSDPKNMHSLNFNKEEKLLKFVINESPTLDKSIQLEVIHNANTNILREKLLSFRPHILHLSCHGGYDKKENLGVIVLESPNNPREPDYVNSYRLTSIIQEPGSVQLAFISTCYGAKSDHLSSAFSGVAQLLHASGVNDVIALTFSVLDTTGHAILANFYKYLLRYGLTVEESISQVRKFLFINDYRLAESFGLTLYQGNASLYRKDTEQELTEEKAGREFDKTVQDIEASIASQDIFEMKVAEILGLDKIENDLKRLNLSNLETLLAVQVIGDIKTSVDILLEIKRLEIDIQVFLQITEIAKKLCLQTNERRSISTAFVLKKDYSEPDHYTANRHNIIKNLQNLFFQGTIKEIIQDASTVNGKDTAFMIILNIDKTFKSYIQKLEQIQIEEINHKKNLLNSKWNNICSLINKDPGVSLILPGNQRVKLIIQGEQISEFCNGEWKSSNFKNFREEIQRYSQDLNLDEDFMLDVLRKCICISDMGKGLIFIIQRENNLFDKCDLYDDRNEDLKNKKITEFESEPYLARTANLDGAIILSKDGFTLGIAAKLKPESDTIVQGIPGTGTRHLNTQKITKETDSIAFVVSEDGPITVFYQGEVKFRTP, from the coding sequence ATGAAAAACAAAAAAATTCAGGACTTACAAATATTTTTAACTAGAACTCCAGGAGAACAAGCTTTTAAATATGAAGGACTACCATCATTTGCTATTTCCGGGGAAGCACAACAAAATTTCAGAAACATACCAACAGAACCATACTTTGGAGAGAGAAGTACGAATGTAACTCAAGCAACAACATATATAGCTGTTGCAAATTCTAGCGTTGTAGAGACCATTCAATTTCCATTCTCTCCGCAGCATGTACTTGACATGACGCGTTTACTTGAATTCAATGAAGTAAGATTAATAGACTGCATGGAATTTGGCACACAGCTTTTCAATTGTACAATACATGGCTCTATACGCGATTTGTTCAGAATTTTAAGCAATCAAAGTGAAACATTGCGTTTGACAATTGCTACATCCATACCGGAATTAGCAATATTACCTTGGGAAATGATGTGTGACACTAAATCTGACTCTTATCCCAAATTTCTTTGTTTTCAACCAAGTATCCGTTTTTGTAGGGCATTGCATTTATTCGACAGAGCCAAATTTAAACTCAAAAAAGCTTTAGGAGATAATCAAAAAATTCGTATATTATTAGTTACATCTGATCCAAAAAATATGCATTCTCTTAATTTCAATAAGGAGGAAAAATTACTAAAATTTGTTATTAATGAATCGCCTACTTTAGATAAAAGTATTCAATTGGAAGTTATTCATAATGCAAATACTAATATTTTAAGAGAAAAGCTTCTTAGTTTTCGTCCTCATATTTTACATTTATCATGCCACGGAGGTTACGACAAAAAAGAAAATCTTGGAGTTATAGTTCTTGAATCTCCTAATAATCCTCGTGAGCCAGATTACGTTAATTCTTACAGATTAACATCAATAATTCAAGAACCAGGTAGTGTTCAACTAGCATTTATAAGTACTTGTTATGGAGCTAAATCAGACCATTTATCATCTGCTTTTTCTGGTGTTGCACAGTTACTTCATGCTAGCGGAGTGAATGATGTAATAGCTCTCACATTTTCAGTATTAGATACGACTGGACATGCCATTTTAGCAAATTTTTATAAATATTTACTACGCTATGGACTTACAGTTGAAGAAAGTATATCACAGGTTAGGAAATTTCTTTTTATTAATGATTATCGTTTAGCAGAAAGTTTTGGGCTGACTTTGTATCAAGGTAATGCATCCCTATATAGGAAAGATACTGAGCAAGAGCTAACTGAAGAGAAAGCAGGTAGAGAATTTGACAAAACAGTTCAAGATATTGAAGCAAGTATTGCTAGTCAAGATATTTTTGAAATGAAGGTAGCAGAAATTTTAGGACTGGATAAAATTGAAAATGATCTCAAAAGACTTAATTTATCTAATCTAGAGACTTTACTTGCTGTTCAAGTTATTGGCGACATAAAAACATCTGTTGATATTTTACTTGAAATAAAAAGATTAGAAATAGACATTCAAGTATTTTTGCAAATTACAGAAATTGCTAAAAAACTCTGTTTGCAAACTAATGAACGACGCAGTATATCTACTGCATTTGTACTCAAAAAGGATTACTCAGAACCAGACCATTATACAGCTAACAGACATAATATAATTAAAAACTTACAGAATTTGTTTTTTCAAGGGACAATTAAAGAGATTATTCAGGATGCATCTACTGTTAATGGAAAAGATACAGCTTTCATGATTATCTTAAACATCGATAAAACCTTTAAATCATATATACAAAAATTAGAGCAAATTCAAATTGAAGAAATAAACCATAAAAAAAACCTACTTAATTCTAAATGGAACAATATTTGCTCTCTAATAAATAAAGATCCAGGAGTATCTTTAATACTACCTGGCAATCAAAGAGTCAAGTTAATTATACAAGGTGAGCAAATATCTGAATTTTGTAACGGAGAATGGAAATCAAGTAACTTCAAAAATTTTCGTGAGGAAATTCAGAGATATTCTCAAGATTTAAATTTAGATGAAGATTTCATGCTAGATGTTTTAAGAAAGTGCATCTGTATATCAGATATGGGGAAAGGTTTAATATTTATAATTCAAAGAGAAAACAATCTCTTTGATAAATGCGATTTATATGATGATAGAAATGAGGATTTAAAAAATAAAAAGATTACAGAATTTGAAAGTGAACCCTACTTAGCAAGAACAGCTAACCTAGATGGTGCAATAATTCTTTCTAAAGATGGCTTTACTTTGGGCATTGCGGCAAAGCTAAAGCCAGAATCAGATACCATTGTGCAGGGTATACCTGGAACAGGTACAAGACACCTTAATACTCAAAAAATCACAAAAGAAACAGACTCAATTGCTTTTGTTGTATCCGAAGATGGTCCTATTACTGTTTTTTATCAAGGAGAGGTTAAATTTAGAACACCTTAG
- a CDS encoding type I restriction endonuclease subunit R, which translates to MRPPHPDSEAALENNTIALFSQLQWQTANCYHETFGTNSTLGRETRDEVVLIPKLQSAIHNLNPDLPTVAIQLAIEELTRDRSTLSLANANAEIYQLLKDGVKVSFKNDEGEEQAETVKVIDWNHPENNNFFLASQFWVTGEIYTRRTDLVGFVNGLPLVFIELKAHHQRLELAYKNNLTDYKQTIPQLFWYNAFIILSNGIKSRIGSLTAKWEHFAEWKKINSEGEEGIISLDTIIRGTCEPTKLLDLIENFIFFYAAKGSLVKIVAKNHQYLGVNQAVTAVKEIKTNEGKLGVFWHTQGSGKSYSMVFFSQKVLRKLYGNWTFVIITDREDLDEQIYKNFAYAGAVTEIEKNVRAKSAEHLKQLLQEDHRYIFTMIQKFRTEKGEIYPQLSDRSDIIVIADEAHRSQYDTFAGNMRNALRNAAFIGFTGTPLMLGEQETKKTFGDYISIYNFRQSIEDSATVPLYYENRIPELQLTNDALNEDMAEIIESATLDEEEEEKLARQCAREYQLITRDDRLEKIAQDIVSHLLGRGYQGKAMVVSIDRFTAVKMYNKVQHYWQQHLQQLKNQLAESNISEFERKKLSVTIKYMAETDMAVVISQSQNEVEAFQQKQLDITPHRQRLVSESPPLDEKFKDPSHPLRIIFVCAMWITGFDVPSCSTIYLDKPMKNHTLMQTIARANRVFPGKVNGLIVDYIGVFRDLQKALAIYGSASGGGVREGDTPVKAKTALVAQLREQIAETTAFCTQKGIDFTVLESAHGFARTKFWADAVESIIINDDAKKTYLSLAGNVNKLYKAILPDPAANEFTAINAHLQTIKDQILAEVPEVDVSEVMEQVEELLDLSITAGEFVIQESHSQLIDLSQIDFEALKDKFARTDYQRTETEKLKTAIAQKLQQMVRLNKTRIDHLEKFQQMIAEYNADSRNVQIFFNDLINFAQELGAEDKRAIAQNLTEEELAIFDLLTKPEIQLTKQEEQEVKQVSKELLKTLKQEKLVLDWKKRQQTRASVEVAIKDILDRLPQSYSAEIYEQKCQEVYQHVYENYSGQGSIYDAGT; encoded by the coding sequence ATGCGTCCACCTCACCCAGACTCAGAAGCAGCGCTTGAAAACAACACCATTGCGCTATTCTCGCAACTGCAATGGCAAACAGCTAACTGTTATCATGAAACCTTTGGTACAAACAGCACACTGGGAAGAGAAACAAGGGATGAGGTAGTTTTAATTCCTAAATTACAGTCAGCTATCCACAACTTAAACCCTGACTTACCCACAGTAGCTATCCAACTTGCTATTGAAGAACTAACTCGTGACCGAAGCACGTTGAGTTTAGCTAATGCGAATGCAGAAATTTATCAACTCCTCAAGGATGGGGTGAAAGTCAGTTTTAAAAATGATGAGGGTGAGGAGCAAGCAGAAACAGTCAAAGTCATTGACTGGAATCACCCAGAAAATAATAACTTTTTTCTTGCTTCCCAATTCTGGGTAACAGGAGAAATTTACACCAGGAGAACAGATTTAGTTGGGTTTGTGAATGGTTTACCTTTAGTTTTCATCGAACTAAAAGCACATCACCAACGCTTGGAACTTGCCTATAAAAATAATCTCACAGATTACAAGCAAACTATCCCGCAACTTTTCTGGTACAACGCATTTATCATACTTTCCAATGGCATAAAAAGTCGCATTGGTAGTTTAACTGCCAAATGGGAACACTTCGCGGAGTGGAAGAAAATAAACTCAGAAGGAGAAGAAGGGATAATTTCTCTAGACACAATTATTAGAGGTACTTGTGAACCTACCAAATTACTAGATTTAATTGAAAATTTTATCTTCTTCTACGCTGCCAAAGGCAGTTTAGTAAAAATCGTTGCCAAAAATCATCAATATTTAGGTGTTAACCAAGCAGTTACCGCAGTTAAGGAAATCAAAACCAACGAAGGTAAATTAGGAGTATTTTGGCATACCCAAGGTAGCGGTAAAAGTTACTCAATGGTTTTCTTCTCCCAAAAAGTCCTGCGTAAACTCTATGGAAACTGGACATTTGTCATTATTACCGACAGAGAAGATTTAGACGAACAAATCTACAAAAACTTTGCTTATGCTGGTGCTGTGACAGAAATCGAAAAAAATGTCCGCGCCAAAAGTGCAGAACATCTCAAACAACTTCTGCAAGAAGATCATCGTTACATCTTCACGATGATTCAAAAATTCCGCACTGAAAAAGGCGAAATTTACCCCCAACTTTCAGATAGGTCAGATATTATCGTCATTGCCGATGAAGCACACCGCAGTCAGTATGACACATTTGCTGGCAACATGAGGAATGCGTTACGCAATGCAGCATTCATTGGTTTTACTGGTACACCCTTAATGCTAGGAGAACAAGAAACCAAAAAAACCTTTGGTGATTACATCAGCATTTATAACTTCCGCCAATCAATAGAAGATAGCGCCACAGTTCCTCTTTACTACGAAAACCGCATTCCCGAATTACAACTCACCAATGATGCACTCAATGAAGATATGGCAGAAATCATTGAGTCAGCAACACTGGACGAGGAAGAAGAGGAGAAATTGGCAAGACAATGCGCCAGAGAATATCAATTAATTACCAGAGATGACCGATTAGAGAAAATCGCTCAAGACATTGTCAGTCATTTACTAGGTAGAGGATATCAAGGAAAAGCAATGGTTGTCAGCATTGACAGATTTACTGCTGTCAAAATGTACAACAAAGTGCAGCACTACTGGCAACAACACCTGCAACAACTAAAAAATCAACTTGCTGAGTCTAATATCAGCGAATTTGAACGCAAAAAATTATCAGTCACTATTAAATATATGGCAGAAACAGATATGGCAGTAGTCATATCTCAATCTCAAAATGAAGTAGAAGCATTCCAGCAAAAACAATTAGACATTACTCCTCACCGTCAAAGGTTAGTGAGTGAATCTCCACCACTGGATGAGAAATTTAAAGATCCATCTCATCCCCTACGCATCATCTTTGTCTGCGCCATGTGGATAACGGGATTTGATGTCCCCAGTTGTTCCACCATTTACCTCGACAAACCAATGAAGAACCATACTCTCATGCAAACCATTGCCAGAGCAAATCGTGTCTTCCCAGGTAAAGTCAATGGACTGATTGTTGATTACATTGGTGTCTTCCGCGATTTACAGAAAGCACTAGCTATTTATGGTTCCGCATCTGGTGGTGGTGTTCGAGAAGGAGATACCCCAGTTAAAGCAAAAACTGCTTTAGTGGCACAATTGAGAGAGCAGATCGCAGAAACCACAGCATTCTGTACCCAAAAAGGCATTGATTTTACTGTACTAGAGTCAGCACATGGTTTTGCACGCACCAAGTTTTGGGCAGATGCAGTGGAATCGATCATTATTAATGATGATGCCAAAAAAACTTACCTCTCCCTAGCAGGTAACGTTAACAAACTCTACAAAGCGATTCTCCCAGATCCTGCTGCCAATGAGTTTACTGCTATCAATGCTCACTTGCAGACAATCAAAGACCAAATTCTGGCAGAAGTACCAGAGGTGGATGTCTCCGAAGTGATGGAACAAGTGGAAGAACTGTTGGATTTGTCCATCACCGCTGGCGAGTTTGTGATTCAAGAATCTCACAGTCAACTCATCGACTTGAGCCAAATCGACTTTGAAGCATTAAAAGATAAATTTGCTCGTACTGACTACCAGAGAACAGAGACAGAAAAACTCAAAACAGCCATCGCGCAGAAACTCCAGCAGATGGTGAGGTTAAATAAAACTCGCATCGACCACCTGGAGAAATTCCAGCAGATGATTGCAGAGTACAATGCTGACTCCCGCAACGTGCAGATATTCTTCAATGATTTGATTAACTTTGCTCAGGAATTGGGTGCTGAAGATAAAAGAGCGATCGCACAAAATCTCACTGAAGAAGAACTAGCAATTTTTGACTTACTAACTAAACCAGAAATTCAACTAACTAAGCAAGAGGAACAGGAAGTAAAACAAGTTTCCAAAGAATTATTGAAAACTCTCAAACAAGAGAAGTTAGTTTTGGATTGGAAGAAGAGACAGCAAACCAGAGCATCGGTGGAAGTGGCGATTAAGGATATTTTGGATCGGTTACCTCAGAGTTATTCTGCTGAAATATATGAACAGAAGTGTCAAGAAGTTTATCAGCATGTTTATGAGAATTACTCTGGGCAAGGAAGTATCTATGATGCTGGTACATGA
- a CDS encoding DUF5615 family PIN-like protein yields the protein MKILIDMNLSPDWVPVLESAGFAAVHWSTIGNPSATDKEIMAWALTNDYIVFTHDLDFGTLLAMTQADAPSVIQVRSQDILPAKLGNLVINALRQFQQELAMGALVTVDEAKAKVRILPIQRNS from the coding sequence ATGAAAATTTTAATTGATATGAATCTTTCTCCTGACTGGGTTCCAGTCCTAGAAAGTGCGGGTTTTGCAGCTGTCCACTGGTCAACAATTGGTAATCCCAGTGCTACAGATAAAGAAATCATGGCATGGGCACTCACAAACGACTACATTGTTTTCACCCATGACTTAGATTTTGGTACACTGCTGGCAATGACTCAAGCTGATGCACCCAGTGTCATTCAAGTCAGATCTCAAGATATCCTCCCAGCTAAATTAGGTAATTTAGTTATCAATGCCTTGCGTCAATTTCAGCAAGAACTAGCAATGGGTGCTTTGGTAACAGTGGATGAAGCAAAAGCAAAGGTAAGAATTTTACCAATTCAGCGGAATTCCTAA
- a CDS encoding DUF433 domain-containing protein: MKPLKRITFNPEIMGGKPCIRGMRVTVGTIVGLMAAGNTPEDILNAYPYLEREDIYEALAYAAWRVEEIEVPLASA, encoded by the coding sequence ATGAAACCACTAAAACGAATCACATTTAACCCAGAAATCATGGGTGGCAAACCTTGCATCCGAGGTATGCGTGTTACTGTAGGTACAATTGTTGGTTTAATGGCAGCAGGAAATACCCCAGAAGATATTCTCAACGCCTACCCATACCTAGAACGCGAAGATATCTATGAAGCTTTAGCTTATGCTGCATGGCGGGTAGAAGAAATTGAAGTACCCCTTGCTTCCGCATGA
- a CDS encoding restriction endonuclease subunit S: MSKLFRKGWKNTTLGKVLTFQRGFDITKRQLQTGEYDVIFSSGLGGKHNEYKVKAPGVVIGRKGTLGTVFFAKRNFWATDTTLWIKDFHGNDEKFAYYFLQTLHLEQYDCGSANPTLNRNHIHELPVSYPPLPTQKKIAAILSAYDDLIENNTRRIKILEEMAQTLYHEWFVKFRFPGHEHTKMVDSELGLIPEGWEVTTIGNVAEVGRGSSPRPIADTKYFEGGTIPWIKIADATKSGKYLYETKEKVNEYGASFSRLMPKGSMIVAASGTLGYTQLLGVDGCIHDGWLYLTNYKGIKKEYLYFVIISRQKFFYNSAYGAAIQNVNTTILREMKIILPSINIQNQFTTIIHESDKLIDNLGRKNINLRQTRDLLLPKLISGEINVEHLEITTEDIAA, from the coding sequence ATGAGTAAGTTGTTCAGGAAAGGATGGAAAAATACAACTTTAGGCAAAGTTCTAACTTTTCAAAGAGGTTTTGATATCACTAAAAGGCAGTTACAAACAGGTGAATATGATGTGATATTTTCTTCAGGATTGGGTGGAAAACACAACGAATACAAGGTAAAAGCTCCAGGGGTAGTGATTGGTAGAAAGGGAACTCTTGGTACAGTCTTCTTTGCTAAAAGGAATTTTTGGGCAACTGATACGACGTTATGGATTAAAGATTTTCATGGTAATGATGAGAAGTTTGCGTACTATTTTTTACAAACATTGCACCTCGAACAATATGATTGTGGTTCTGCCAATCCAACTCTAAATAGAAATCATATTCATGAATTACCTGTTTCTTATCCACCTCTACCCACGCAGAAGAAAATCGCTGCGATACTCTCAGCGTATGATGACCTAATAGAAAACAACACAAGACGCATCAAAATATTAGAAGAAATGGCACAAACCCTCTACCATGAGTGGTTTGTCAAATTCCGCTTCCCTGGTCATGAACACACCAAAATGGTTGATTCTGAATTGGGGTTAATCCCTGAAGGGTGGGAAGTTACGACAATAGGTAATGTAGCTGAAGTTGGTAGAGGTTCATCACCTCGTCCTATTGCAGATACAAAATATTTTGAAGGTGGCACAATTCCTTGGATAAAAATTGCTGATGCAACTAAATCAGGCAAATATTTGTATGAAACCAAAGAGAAAGTAAATGAGTATGGAGCGTCATTTAGTCGTTTAATGCCAAAAGGCTCAATGATAGTAGCTGCTAGTGGTACTTTGGGATATACCCAACTATTGGGTGTGGATGGATGTATACATGACGGTTGGTTATATCTAACTAACTATAAAGGTATAAAGAAAGAATATTTGTATTTTGTCATAATTTCTAGACAGAAATTCTTTTACAATTCAGCATATGGTGCTGCTATTCAAAATGTTAACACAACTATTTTAAGAGAAATGAAAATTATACTTCCTTCTATTAATATTCAAAACCAATTCACTACAATTATTCATGAATCTGATAAATTAATCGATAATTTGGGTCGGAAAAATATTAACCTCCGCCAAACCCGCGATTTACTCCTCCCCAAACTTATCTCAGGAGAAATCAACGTAGAACATCTAGAAATCACCACAGAAGACATAGCAGCATAA
- a CDS encoding type II toxin-antitoxin system RelE/ParE family toxin, translating to MVKIYAKVDPTLRGIPLDGYIIFYRVFEDRVVIVRVVSGYRDLDSLLTD from the coding sequence GTGGTAAAAATTTATGCCAAGGTTGACCCGACACTCAGAGGAATTCCTTTAGATGGTTATATTATTTTTTATCGAGTATTTGAGGATAGGGTGGTAATTGTGCGCGTGGTGAGTGGTTATCGAGATTTAGATTCTTTATTGACAGATTAA
- a CDS encoding type II toxin-antitoxin system ParD family antitoxin: MCNQQKTAIAHKAQLATGRFASAEDVINEAFNLLQERERRIGELRQKIAVGLVQIERGEVLDGEVVMARLEEKIQTARESQM; the protein is encoded by the coding sequence ATATGTAATCAGCAAAAAACAGCGATCGCACACAAAGCACAACTTGCAACGGGTAGGTTTGCTAGTGCAGAGGATGTGATAAATGAAGCTTTTAACTTGCTTCAAGAGAGAGAACGGCGCATTGGAGAATTACGTCAGAAAATTGCTGTTGGACTTGTTCAAATAGAACGCGGAGAAGTACTTGATGGTGAAGTAGTAATGGCACGATTGGAAGAAAAAATACAGACAGCGCGTGAGAGTCAAATGTAA
- a CDS encoding N-acetylmuramoyl-L-alanine amidase — protein MADLFDDKLINFLNNIPAMMQAVNRDALLLNLPHQNVSSVYRHSSPLEDVTSIVKAANEWGEILPGQFALNIVMNNARIFVKGLSSETELNELINEFNNELINEFNRELPRNKLERTIFKKPVSSIFIHTIIEHNIFESPKLNDEIEIRYQVGGSLPESAITYVKRQADKYFYEGLKDGEFCYVLNSRQMGKSSLRVQTMKTLKKEGFACAAIEMRDICTHEVTDNEFYGGFATLLASGFKLETDLEDWWHRHNNISPRLRLSQFLEEELLEKVSKKIIIFVDEIDSILSLRFKDDFFAFIRSCYNKRADNQKYNRLTFALLGVAAPTDLVTDKITSSFNIGGRFIELTGFEIDQTEPLQRGLQEKVSNPQAVMEEVLIWTGGQPFLTQRLCQLIIKHGFIIAGTEAKYVEKIVREQIVQNWQSKDEQQHLTTINERILRRENKTFGLLKLYEKILQHGKIQADNSPEQLELRLTGLVVQRNSKLQIYNQIYAEVFNEIWCGTELTKIKGTPRSLTGWLSIIVAFISALATLATSTNELLQKINSPTPSSPAPSSPASSSPASSSPKIAVVPPPQKALPNCRLVSANGTYPSLSKKGILVMIDPGHGIPPDQGAFGFLREEDVVLSISKKIGAFLEKNGVQAFLTRNSDCKISGGSNLSSYQYRVNMAKQVKADLFVSIHTTSFNGQPQGFDIFTSNNSNSQILGQLVNSSIVKNIHGLFNRGVKRGDNIYIIANTSMPSILVNTGFVDNKEDAARLNNPDFQNKMAEAIAQGILQYLKEKKQIQ, from the coding sequence ATGGCAGATTTGTTTGATGATAAACTCATAAATTTTCTAAATAATATTCCTGCAATGATGCAAGCAGTAAACCGAGATGCGCTGCTTTTGAATCTACCTCATCAAAATGTTTCAAGTGTTTATAGGCATTCTTCTCCTCTGGAAGATGTAACTAGTATAGTTAAGGCTGCTAATGAATGGGGCGAGATACTACCAGGACAATTTGCTCTTAACATTGTCATGAATAATGCTCGAATATTTGTCAAAGGTTTGTCGTCAGAAACCGAACTAAATGAATTAATTAATGAGTTTAATAATGAATTAATTAATGAATTTAATAGAGAATTGCCAAGAAATAAACTGGAAAGAACTATATTTAAAAAGCCAGTTTCATCAATATTTATTCATACAATTATTGAACATAATATTTTTGAGTCTCCTAAACTTAATGATGAAATTGAAATTCGTTATCAAGTTGGAGGGAGTTTACCTGAATCTGCGATTACCTACGTAAAACGGCAGGCAGATAAATACTTCTATGAAGGATTAAAAGATGGGGAGTTTTGTTATGTATTAAACTCTCGGCAGATGGGAAAGTCTAGCTTGCGCGTACAAACCATGAAAACCCTGAAAAAGGAAGGGTTTGCTTGCGCTGCAATTGAAATGAGAGATATTTGTACCCATGAGGTGACAGATAACGAATTTTACGGGGGTTTCGCCACTCTTCTAGCAAGTGGATTCAAGTTGGAAACTGACCTGGAAGACTGGTGGCACAGGCATAACAATATTTCTCCCAGATTAAGGTTGAGTCAGTTTCTGGAAGAAGAACTGCTGGAGAAAGTTAGTAAAAAAATAATTATATTCGTAGATGAAATTGACAGTATTCTCAGTTTAAGATTTAAAGACGATTTTTTTGCCTTTATCCGTTCTTGCTATAATAAACGCGCTGATAATCAAAAATATAATCGCCTTACTTTTGCATTACTAGGAGTAGCTGCGCCTACTGATTTAGTTACAGATAAAATCACATCAAGTTTTAATATTGGTGGTCGATTTATTGAACTAACTGGTTTTGAAATTGACCAAACTGAGCCTTTACAGAGAGGATTGCAAGAAAAAGTAAGTAATCCTCAAGCAGTAATGGAAGAAGTATTAATATGGACAGGTGGGCAACCTTTTCTAACCCAAAGGCTATGCCAACTAATTATTAAGCATGGTTTTATTATTGCTGGTACCGAAGCTAAATATGTTGAAAAAATTGTTCGTGAGCAAATAGTTCAAAATTGGCAATCCAAGGATGAACAACAACATTTGACAACAATAAATGAGCGCATTCTTCGGCGAGAAAATAAAACTTTTGGTCTGCTCAAACTATATGAAAAAATATTACAACATGGCAAAATTCAGGCTGATAACAGTCCTGAGCAACTAGAATTGCGACTGACAGGATTAGTGGTTCAGCGTAACAGCAAACTACAAATTTATAACCAAATATATGCTGAAGTTTTTAACGAAATTTGGTGTGGTACAGAGCTAACAAAAATTAAAGGTACTCCTAGATCGTTAACGGGTTGGTTAAGCATAATAGTAGCTTTTATTTCAGCGTTAGCAACGTTAGCAACATCGACGAATGAACTGTTGCAGAAGATCAACTCACCTACACCAAGTTCACCTGCACCAAGTTCACCTGCATCAAGTTCACCTGCATCAAGTTCACCTAAAATAGCTGTTGTTCCTCCACCACAGAAAGCTTTACCCAATTGCCGTCTTGTCTCAGCTAACGGAACATACCCTTCTCTTTCCAAAAAGGGAATTTTAGTGATGATAGATCCTGGACATGGCATTCCTCCAGATCAAGGAGCCTTCGGCTTTCTTCGAGAAGAAGATGTGGTTTTATCTATCAGCAAAAAGATAGGGGCATTTTTAGAGAAAAATGGTGTACAAGCGTTCCTAACACGTAACAGTGACTGTAAAATATCAGGAGGTAGCAATCTTTCAAGCTATCAATATAGAGTGAACATGGCAAAACAAGTTAAAGCTGATTTGTTTGTTAGTATTCACACTACCAGCTTTAATGGACAACCTCAAGGTTTTGACATATTTACTTCTAATAATAGTAATAGTCAAATTTTGGGCCAATTAGTGAACAGTAGTATTGTTAAAAATATTCATGGCTTGTTTAATAGAGGAGTAAAAAGAGGAGACAATATTTATATTATTGCAAATACTTCTATGCCCTCAATTTTAGTAAACACAGGTTTTGTCGATAATAAAGAAGATGCCGCTCGATTAAATAACCCAGATTTTCAAAATAAAATGGCTGAGGCAATTGCCCAGGGTATTCTACAGTACCTTAAAGAGAAAAAGCAGATTCAGTAG